A DNA window from Thermosynechococcaceae cyanobacterium Okahandja contains the following coding sequences:
- a CDS encoding cobyrinate a,c-diamide synthase gives MALVIAGDRSGVGKTTVALALNAALTARGQRVQTFKVGPDYIDPLFHTAISGRPCRNLDPILTSAAYVRACVGYYGREADGVLIEGVMGLFDGRGGTHEGSTAAIAQLLNAPILLVLDVQKQAASVAALVYGFCHYNPALHIAGVVLNRVGSDRHRQILEEALAPLGVPILGVLYRDQLLALPSRHLGLVPPQESRDIAALRDHLARIGNESFNWAQLTPLLTPLPSSFMPLPSSLMPLPSPLPIGIAQDAAFHFYYADALDLLKALGATLIPVSPLRDACLSANLNGLLLGGGFPEVFAAELSANHTFLDSLRQALQRGLPVYAECGGLMYLSQGIQTQEGTTYPLVGHLPTLARMGDRLTLGYRHPTAQHPTLCVDHGQQVWGHEFHYSAVTPSPASPLWHLNGQPEGWGSDRLHASYLHLHWGGHPELAVKFLQRAAAYASSLSLHP, from the coding sequence ATGGCCTTAGTGATTGCGGGCGATCGCAGCGGTGTGGGCAAAACAACGGTTGCCCTTGCCTTAAATGCCGCCCTGACGGCGCGGGGGCAGCGGGTACAAACCTTCAAAGTGGGGCCGGACTATATTGATCCCCTCTTTCATACCGCCATTAGCGGTCGTCCCTGCCGCAACCTTGACCCCATTCTCACCAGTGCGGCTTATGTGCGCGCCTGCGTCGGCTACTACGGTCGTGAGGCCGATGGCGTTTTAATTGAAGGGGTGATGGGGCTGTTTGATGGTCGGGGGGGCACCCATGAGGGCAGCACCGCCGCCATTGCCCAGTTACTGAATGCTCCCATCCTGCTGGTTCTAGATGTCCAGAAACAAGCGGCCTCGGTAGCGGCGCTCGTCTATGGGTTCTGCCACTACAATCCCGCCTTACACATTGCCGGAGTGGTGCTCAATCGGGTGGGGAGCGATCGCCACCGTCAAATTCTCGAAGAGGCCCTTGCCCCCCTTGGGGTACCGATTCTGGGGGTTCTCTACCGCGATCAGTTACTGGCGCTACCTAGCCGCCACTTGGGCTTAGTTCCCCCCCAGGAATCCAGAGACATTGCAGCCCTCCGGGATCATCTTGCCCGTATTGGAAATGAGTCCTTTAACTGGGCACAACTCACTCCTCTCCTCACGCCTCTTCCTTCTTCCTTCATGCCTCTTCCCTCTTCCCTCATGCCTCTTCCCTCTCCCCTCCCTATCGGGATTGCCCAAGATGCTGCCTTTCATTTCTATTACGCGGATGCCCTTGATCTGCTGAAGGCTCTGGGTGCCACCCTGATCCCTGTGTCACCGCTGCGGGATGCCTGCCTGAGCGCTAACCTGAACGGCCTGCTTTTGGGCGGGGGCTTTCCCGAGGTGTTTGCCGCCGAATTGTCTGCCAATCACACCTTTTTAGACTCCCTGCGGCAGGCGCTTCAGCGCGGCTTACCCGTCTATGCCGAATGTGGCGGCCTGATGTACTTATCCCAAGGCATTCAAACCCAAGAGGGTACCACGTATCCCCTTGTGGGTCATCTGCCAACGCTGGCGCGCATGGGCGATCGCCTCACGCTGGGGTATCGCCACCCCACGGCACAGCACCCGACCCTCTGCGTTGACCATGGGCAACAGGTATGGGGGCATGAATTTCACTACTCTGCGGTGACCCCCTCCCCCGCATCCCCCCTGTGGCACCTGAATGGCCAACCGGAAGGCTGGGGCAGCGATCGCCTCCATGCCAGCTATCTCCACCTGCACTGGGGCGGCCACCCAGAACTGGCCGTAAAATTTTTGCAGCGTGCCGCCGCCTATGCTAGCTCTTTGTCCCTGCACCCTTAG
- a CDS encoding Coenzyme F420 hydrogenase/dehydrogenase, beta subunit C-terminal domain, with product MTTDHKKARALKPGSRRPAKALCSECGLCNTYYIHYVKEACAFLNQQFEALETQAHGRSRHLENWDECYFGVHTHMLAARKTEPIAGAQWTGIVSSIAIAMLESGRVEGVVCVQNSESDRFTPKPVIARNRAEILAARVNKPTLSPNLSVLEDVERSGLKRLLVIGVGCQIQALRAVQDKLGLEKLYVLGTPCVDNVTRAGLQKFLETTSRSPDTVVYYEFMQDFRVHFKHSDGSTETVPFFGLKTNQLKDVFAPSCMSCFDYVNGLADLVVGYMGAPFGWQWLVVRNALGQEMLDLVQDQLETQPVMSRGDRHAAVQQSIPAYDQGVTLPMWAAQLMGLVIERLGPKGLEYARFSIDSHFTRNYLFVRRNYPAKLAAHVPAFAQKIVAQYQLPRT from the coding sequence ATGACAACGGATCACAAAAAAGCACGTGCCCTCAAGCCCGGTAGCCGTCGCCCCGCCAAAGCGCTCTGTAGTGAGTGTGGCCTGTGTAACACCTACTATATCCACTACGTCAAGGAGGCCTGTGCCTTTTTGAACCAGCAGTTTGAGGCCCTCGAAACCCAAGCCCACGGGCGATCGCGCCACCTCGAGAACTGGGATGAGTGCTATTTTGGCGTTCACACCCACATGCTGGCGGCCCGTAAAACCGAACCCATTGCGGGGGCACAGTGGACCGGCATTGTCAGCAGTATTGCCATTGCCATGCTCGAGTCTGGACGGGTGGAAGGAGTCGTCTGCGTTCAAAATAGCGAGAGCGATCGCTTTACCCCCAAGCCGGTGATTGCCCGCAACCGCGCCGAGATTTTAGCCGCACGGGTGAATAAACCCACCCTGTCCCCTAATTTATCGGTGCTGGAGGACGTCGAACGCTCCGGCCTCAAGCGACTACTGGTCATTGGCGTAGGCTGCCAAATCCAAGCCCTGCGAGCGGTGCAGGATAAACTAGGGCTAGAGAAACTCTACGTGTTGGGCACCCCCTGCGTTGATAACGTCACCCGGGCGGGGCTGCAAAAATTCCTTGAGACCACCAGCCGCTCCCCCGATACGGTGGTCTATTACGAGTTCATGCAGGATTTTCGGGTGCACTTTAAGCACAGTGATGGTTCAACAGAAACGGTGCCCTTTTTTGGCCTCAAGACCAATCAACTCAAGGATGTGTTTGCCCCCTCCTGCATGAGTTGCTTTGACTATGTGAATGGCCTTGCTGACTTAGTGGTGGGATACATGGGGGCACCCTTTGGCTGGCAGTGGCTGGTGGTGCGCAACGCCCTTGGTCAAGAAATGCTGGACTTGGTACAGGATCAGCTTGAGACGCAGCCGGTCATGAGCCGGGGCGATCGCCATGCCGCCGTGCAGCAGAGCATTCCTGCCTACGATCAGGGGGTAACGTTGCCGATGTGGGCGGCGCAGTTAATGGGGCTAGTGATAGAGCGGCTCGGGCCAAAGGGGTTGGAGTATGCCCGCTTTTCCATTGACTCCCACTTTACCCGCAACTACTTATTCGTGCGGCGCAACTATCCGGCCAAGCTGGCTGCCCATGTGCCCGCCTTTGCCCAAAAGATTGTGGCGCAGTACCAATTACCGCGCACCTAG